The following are from one region of the Mannheimia granulomatis genome:
- a CDS encoding HlyD family type I secretion periplasmic adaptor subunit, with the protein MSNNHSIEKVKKSDLSLINDLNAALQVEKHHKSFAVIILFSIFLAVFVIWAYLSPLEEVTRGQGSVIPSSREQIVQSLDPGIIREMKVKEGDIVEKDQILLTLDDTRSSAILRESEAKVQNLEAIVSRLQAEAYGIALKFPDDIAKEVKERELAAYNARRRAMQDSIAGLSKSKALLDKEIAIVQPMVKKGVMSEVELLRMQRQSSDIAQQITERKNKYAADASNELVQSESELAQARENMVMRADPVERSQIKAPLRGVVKNIRINTVGGVVQAGQDILEIVPLDDKLIVQAYISPKDVAFIRTGQDALIKVSAYDYSIYGGLEGKVILISPDTLQDERRPSELKLNAEQSYYRVLVETSGSYITDKAGNKLDISPGMTATVDIKTGEKTIFQYLIKPITRMKQALQER; encoded by the coding sequence ATGAGTAACAATCATTCAATTGAAAAAGTGAAAAAGTCGGATTTATCTCTGATTAACGATTTAAATGCGGCATTGCAGGTAGAAAAACATCATAAATCTTTTGCGGTCATTATTCTTTTTTCCATTTTTTTGGCAGTATTTGTCATTTGGGCTTATTTGAGTCCGCTTGAAGAGGTTACCCGTGGTCAGGGAAGCGTGATTCCAAGTAGCCGAGAGCAAATTGTGCAGAGTTTAGATCCGGGTATTATCAGAGAAATGAAGGTAAAAGAAGGAGATATTGTTGAAAAAGATCAAATCTTACTTACCTTAGACGATACCCGTAGTTCTGCAATTTTGCGCGAAAGTGAAGCGAAAGTACAAAACTTAGAGGCGATAGTTAGCCGTTTACAAGCAGAGGCTTATGGAATTGCCTTGAAATTTCCGGATGATATTGCCAAAGAAGTGAAGGAAAGAGAGCTTGCCGCTTATAATGCTCGCCGCAGAGCAATGCAGGATAGTATTGCCGGCTTATCTAAAAGCAAGGCGTTATTAGATAAAGAGATTGCTATCGTGCAACCTATGGTGAAAAAAGGAGTAATGTCAGAAGTTGAACTCTTAAGAATGCAACGCCAATCTTCGGATATTGCCCAGCAGATCACCGAACGAAAAAATAAATATGCTGCAGATGCAAGTAATGAATTAGTTCAATCGGAATCAGAATTGGCACAGGCGCGTGAAAATATGGTTATGCGGGCAGATCCTGTAGAAAGATCGCAAATTAAAGCCCCGTTACGTGGTGTGGTGAAAAATATTAGAATCAATACTGTTGGTGGAGTAGTTCAAGCAGGGCAAGATATTCTAGAAATTGTACCGCTTGATGATAAGTTGATTGTTCAGGCCTATATTAGCCCTAAAGATGTCGCTTTTATTCGCACAGGACAAGATGCTTTGATTAAAGTAAGTGCCTACGATTACTCAATTTATGGAGGATTAGAAGGGAAAGTTATTTTAATTAGTCCTGATACCTTACAAGATGAAAGACGACCAAGTGAGTTAAAATTAAATGCCGAGCAATCTTATTATCGTGTTTTAGTAGAAACTTCAGGCAGCTATATTACTGATAAAGCAGGGAATAAATTAGATATTTCTCCCGGAATGACGGCAACTGTGGATATCAAAACCGGTGAAAAAACAATTTTCCAATATTTAATTAAGCCGATCACCAGAATGAAGCAGGCTTTACAGGAAAGATAA